From Aquificota bacterium, one genomic window encodes:
- a CDS encoding DNA-binding protein — MSFNWKDYVDLAEELLKRGDEASHRSAVSRAYYGVFCIARNRLSMTYDKSRSVHWQVIERLWKSNNPKHKKLAKILSDLKRARERADYEEDSFKWEDAKIMVLLSKEALSLLKE, encoded by the coding sequence ATGAGCTTTAATTGGAAAGATTATGTAGATTTAGCAGAAGAACTATTAAAAAGGGGAGATGAGGCAAGCCATAGAAGTGCTGTTAGCAGGGCCTATTATGGTGTTTTCTGTATAGCAAGGAATAGGCTATCAATGACTTATGACAAGTCAAGGTCTGTGCATTGGCAAGTTATAGAAAGGCTTTGGAAATCAAACAATCCAAAGCATAAAAAGCTGGCTAAAATATTATCAGACCTTAAGAGAGCCCGTGAACGGGCGGATTATGAGGAAGATTCTTTCAAATGGGAGGATGCAAAAATAATGGTATTGTTAAGTAAGGAGGCCTTAAGCCTGTTGAAAGAGTAA
- a CDS encoding TIGR04255 family protein, whose amino-acid sequence MVYKNPPLVEALCVIHFTEPYPWDLTLFGLFYERLKKDFPYKESYALMGVEQKPTDKGLEQRIESGTPLVKFFSQNRERIVQVAPRTLAISRLSNYSWEDFKKDILEISKIYTELTNYTNIKALNLAYINLIKFDSAKTHPSKYIKLYPSHITGREDFSLLLRAEIPYDKGGKLILTLNRPMEMDKNLLVFELAYSMELPEGMSFEDMEGMLDAFHYEIKRAFEESITDDARAVFGGVEHDRL is encoded by the coding sequence ATGGTATACAAAAACCCGCCCCTTGTGGAGGCTTTGTGCGTAATCCATTTTACAGAACCCTACCCATGGGACCTAACACTCTTTGGCCTATTTTATGAAAGGTTAAAAAAGGACTTTCCATATAAAGAAAGCTATGCTTTGATGGGAGTTGAACAAAAGCCTACGGATAAAGGCTTGGAGCAGAGGATAGAGTCTGGCACGCCTTTGGTAAAGTTTTTTAGTCAAAATAGGGAAAGGATAGTGCAAGTTGCCCCACGCACCTTAGCGATAAGCAGGCTTTCTAATTACTCATGGGAGGATTTTAAGAAGGACATCTTGGAAATTTCTAAAATATACACAGAATTGACTAATTACACCAATATTAAAGCATTGAACTTGGCTTACATAAATCTTATAAAATTTGACAGTGCTAAAACACATCCTTCTAAGTATATTAAACTATACCCGTCCCATATAACCGGAAGGGAGGATTTCTCCTTACTTTTGAGGGCAGAAATTCCTTATGATAAAGGCGGGAAGCTTATATTAACATTAAACAGGCCAATGGAAATGGATAAAAATTTACTTGTTTTTGAATTGGCGTACTCCATGGAACTCCCAGAAGGTATGTCCTTTGAAGATATGGAAGGTATGCTTGACGCCTTTCATTATGAAATAAAAAGGGCCTTTGAGGAAAGCATTACGGATGATGCCCGTGCAGTCTTTGGAGGAGTGGAACATGATAGGTTATGA
- a CDS encoding helicase produces MFITNEKQKNLGERLKAVIKDSKELKFLTAFFYFSTIPELYSALKERYEKGDMQEGFIKVLVGLNVDLATYRIYEHTFVEDPRKDFLKSLERAFNSQDLDIKEVYEQAEFFLRLLEEKKLILKKTREPNHAKLYLFKLSSPAITYPLFITGSSNLTRAGLNHQHEFNIEIGLAEYGTKAEEYFDKLWEDAVEISPEDVIKTIREKTFMKEITPFEAWLYLLKLYLELNTSFEKEEWERAEEILRGAEYEPYKYQVEAILQGVRSLKEYNGVLLADVVGLGKSVIACGIARMLGKRGLVVCPPHLVGDKSANWGWKKYLNDFKLHDWEVWSLGELEDVLDFVKRNPDIEIVIVDEAHRFRNEKTKRYHYLHEICRGKMVMLLTATPFNNRPSDIYALLKLFTVPARSNLVLDEDIESLFKGYENEFRRLLREKREAQSNRKKEIEERLREIAKEIRSIIEPITIRRNRLDLKYYGEEIPMPKVEDPIACYYELTKEQSEFYDEVIRSFEEDGEFKGAIYYPAKYLKDKEEDAFMEESQKNLYNFMRRLLVKRFESSFKAFDESINNFIGLHNKALDFVKRTKTFILDRKFMEDLLEEEDDEKIEKAIKEYIEKLEENTKDKKYQKVYKLEDLRDEFEKHIEGDIELFKRIKERMESLRLLEEDPKVEKLIQEVKKYIDAGRKVLIFTEYVDTANYLDEKLKEVFGDKVSTATGQLTKHMVDKINNNFNAEKDDEGKYHILITTDRLSEGFNLHRAGVVINYDIPWNPVRVIQRVGRINRIGKKVYDEIYILNFFPTERGESETRQKQIAQSKMFMIHDILGEDAKIFSPEEEPSPSKLYERLTKNPEELEEESFITSLRKEWEAYQKEYGDIIQRLENMPTRLKVAKPYQRDELIVVVKSGTDLFVVKKDKDGIRSVGFEDVYESVKAQPDTPRLPHSPSFWDSYNKLLEHLEKGQRTKYANNSRNINSAFSVIRTVEKKYGQMLSEDEREFLQNIKKDIESYRTLTEEAIRRIQEWGEYLDDLEKLKESIKELMDELGKDFLEKAVKDKGKEKLIIISIENRGQEDGEAY; encoded by the coding sequence ATGTTTATTACCAACGAAAAGCAAAAAAATTTGGGGGAAAGGCTTAAGGCTGTAATAAAGGATAGTAAGGAGCTAAAGTTTTTGACAGCCTTTTTCTATTTTTCGACCATTCCAGAGCTTTATTCCGCATTGAAAGAGAGGTATGAGAAGGGGGATATGCAAGAGGGCTTTATAAAGGTCTTGGTGGGGCTAAACGTGGACCTTGCCACCTACAGAATATACGAGCATACCTTTGTAGAAGACCCAAGGAAAGACTTTTTAAAATCCCTTGAGAGGGCTTTCAATTCTCAGGACTTGGACATAAAAGAGGTCTACGAGCAGGCAGAATTCTTTTTGAGGCTTTTGGAAGAAAAAAAGCTTATCTTAAAAAAGACGAGGGAGCCAAACCATGCCAAGCTTTACCTATTTAAACTCTCATCGCCTGCTATAACATACCCCCTTTTTATAACTGGAAGTAGCAACCTAACAAGGGCTGGCCTAAACCACCAGCATGAGTTCAACATAGAGATAGGATTGGCGGAGTATGGAACAAAGGCCGAAGAGTATTTTGACAAGCTATGGGAAGATGCCGTAGAGATAAGCCCGGAGGATGTTATAAAAACCATAAGAGAAAAAACCTTTATGAAGGAGATAACACCCTTTGAAGCTTGGCTTTATCTTCTAAAGCTTTACCTTGAGCTCAACACAAGCTTTGAGAAGGAAGAGTGGGAAAGGGCGGAAGAGATTTTGAGAGGAGCAGAATATGAGCCTTATAAATATCAGGTTGAGGCCATATTGCAAGGTGTTAGGAGCCTAAAGGAGTATAACGGTGTGCTTTTGGCAGATGTGGTAGGACTTGGGAAATCTGTTATAGCTTGTGGCATTGCCAGAATGCTTGGTAAAAGAGGCTTGGTAGTCTGCCCACCCCATCTTGTGGGAGATAAAAGTGCAAACTGGGGATGGAAAAAGTATTTAAATGATTTTAAACTTCACGATTGGGAAGTATGGTCCTTAGGAGAGCTTGAAGATGTATTGGATTTTGTAAAAAGAAACCCTGATATTGAGATAGTTATAGTGGATGAGGCCCATAGGTTTAGGAACGAGAAGACAAAAAGATACCACTACTTGCATGAGATATGCAGGGGAAAGATGGTAATGCTACTTACGGCCACACCCTTTAATAACAGGCCATCGGACATATACGCCCTTTTGAAACTTTTTACCGTGCCCGCCAGGTCAAACTTGGTCCTTGATGAGGACATTGAAAGCCTATTTAAAGGCTACGAGAATGAGTTTAGAAGGCTTTTGAGGGAAAAAAGAGAGGCCCAAAGCAATAGAAAAAAGGAGATAGAAGAAAGGCTTAGAGAAATAGCAAAGGAGATAAGGAGTATTATTGAACCAATAACCATAAGAAGGAACCGCTTGGACCTAAAGTATTATGGTGAAGAAATACCAATGCCAAAGGTGGAAGACCCAATAGCATGCTACTATGAACTCACCAAAGAGCAATCTGAGTTTTACGATGAGGTCATAAGGTCCTTTGAAGAGGATGGAGAATTTAAGGGAGCCATATACTACCCTGCAAAGTATTTGAAGGACAAGGAAGAAGATGCCTTTATGGAAGAGTCTCAAAAGAACCTTTACAACTTTATGAGGAGGCTTTTGGTAAAGAGGTTTGAAAGTAGCTTTAAGGCCTTTGATGAGAGCATAAACAACTTTATAGGATTACACAATAAGGCTTTGGATTTTGTAAAAAGGACAAAAACCTTTATCCTTGACAGAAAATTTATGGAGGACCTTTTGGAAGAAGAGGATGATGAGAAGATAGAAAAGGCCATAAAGGAATACATTGAAAAACTGGAAGAAAATACAAAGGACAAAAAATACCAGAAGGTCTACAAGCTTGAAGACCTAAGAGATGAATTTGAAAAACACATAGAAGGGGATATTGAGCTTTTCAAGAGGATAAAGGAAAGGATGGAGAGCCTGAGGCTTTTGGAAGAGGACCCAAAGGTGGAAAAACTAATACAAGAGGTGAAAAAATACATAGATGCTGGAAGAAAGGTTTTAATCTTTACCGAGTATGTGGATACGGCCAACTATCTTGATGAAAAACTCAAAGAAGTATTCGGTGATAAGGTATCGACGGCCACAGGCCAGCTTACTAAGCACATGGTGGACAAAATAAACAACAACTTTAACGCAGAAAAGGATGATGAAGGGAAATACCATATACTTATAACAACGGATAGACTATCAGAAGGTTTTAACCTACACAGGGCTGGTGTGGTCATAAACTACGATATTCCTTGGAACCCAGTAAGAGTAATACAAAGAGTGGGAAGGATAAACAGGATTGGCAAAAAGGTCTACGATGAGATATACATTCTAAACTTCTTCCCAACGGAGAGGGGAGAGAGCGAAACAAGACAAAAGCAAATAGCCCAAAGCAAAATGTTTATGATACACGATATACTTGGTGAGGATGCGAAGATATTCTCTCCAGAAGAGGAGCCAAGCCCATCAAAGCTTTATGAGAGATTAACCAAAAACCCAGAGGAGCTGGAAGAAGAATCCTTTATCACATCACTGCGCAAAGAATGGGAAGCCTATCAAAAGGAGTATGGAGACATCATACAAAGGCTTGAGAATATGCCCACACGCCTAAAGGTGGCCAAGCCCTACCAAAGGGATGAGCTGATAGTGGTGGTAAAAAGTGGCACAGACCTTTTTGTGGTAAAGAAGGACAAAGATGGTATAAGGTCTGTTGGCTTTGAAGATGTGTATGAGTCAGTAAAGGCACAGCCAGACACGCCAAGATTGCCCCATAGCCCAAGCTTTTGGGACAGCTACAATAAGCTTTTGGAACATCTTGAAAAGGGGCAAAGAACTAAGTATGCAAACAATTCAAGAAACATAAACTCTGCCTTTAGTGTGATAAGAACTGTGGAAAAGAAGTATGGGCAGATGCTAAGCGAGGACGAAAGGGAGTTTTTACAGAATATAAAGAAGGACATAGAAAGCTATAGAACACTTACGGAAGAGGCCATAAGAAGGATACAAGAGTGGGGAGAATACTTAGATGATTTAGAAAAGCTAAAAGAAAGCATAAAGGAGCTTATGGATGAGCTTGGAAAGGACTTTTTGGAAAAAGCCGTAAAGGACAAGGGAAAAGAAAAGTTGATTATAATATCCATAGAAAACAGGGGACAGGAAGATGGAGAGGCTTATTGA
- a CDS encoding 3'-5' exonuclease, whose product MKALKRWLYKRLKPEAWHKFHWEIDRERPIEEACFVVFDTETTGLDLKRDEAISIGAVKIEGLKIDLSKSFYRLLKPSRAFADSIKVHGITPQDLKEAKERREVCQEFIEYAKGCLLVGYFVHIDIAMIRRLAEEECDGFFYPYALDLLDMIGEERASSLEDLAKKFKIPTSTLHNALEDAYTTALILLRVLRHENYRKVRDLPLKVV is encoded by the coding sequence ATGAAGGCCTTAAAAAGGTGGCTATACAAAAGGTTAAAGCCAGAAGCTTGGCACAAGTTCCATTGGGAGATAGACAGGGAAAGGCCCATTGAAGAGGCATGCTTTGTGGTCTTTGACACAGAAACCACCGGACTGGACCTAAAGAGGGATGAGGCCATAAGCATAGGAGCGGTAAAAATAGAAGGTTTAAAAATAGACCTTTCCAAAAGTTTTTACAGGCTTTTAAAGCCTTCAAGGGCCTTTGCAGACTCCATAAAGGTGCATGGCATAACACCCCAAGATTTAAAAGAGGCAAAGGAAAGAAGGGAAGTGTGCCAAGAGTTTATAGAATACGCAAAAGGTTGCCTTTTGGTAGGCTACTTTGTGCATATAGACATAGCCATGATAAGAAGGCTGGCAGAAGAAGAATGCGATGGCTTCTTTTACCCTTATGCCCTTGACCTTTTAGATATGATAGGTGAAGAAAGGGCTTCTTCTTTGGAAGATCTTGCAAAGAAGTTTAAAATTCCCACTTCTACCCTTCATAACGCCTTGGAAGATGCTTACACAACGGCACTTATTCTACTTAGAGTTTTAAGACATGAAAACTACAGAAAGGTAAGGGACTTGCCTTTAAAGGTAGTTTGA